DNA from Evansella sp. LMS18:
CCAAACCTATGAACATGAGCCTTCCTCCATCCAGTGCAGGCAAAGGAAGAAGATTAATGATACCCAGGTTTACGCTTAAGATCGCAGTCCACTGCATCAGAACTAAAAAGCCCATTGCAGCAACTTCATCGGTATAACTGTATATTCCAACCGGCCCGGCAAGATGGTCAAGGGAGAACTGTCCGGTTATCAGCATTCCGAGCGCCTCAATGATAAGGCGGGTAAATTCATATGTCTGGGTAAAACCGAAAGTAACAGCTCCCATAAAACTTCTTTCCGTAGGGGCAAAGATACCTACATGCCCTTCAGTCTGGTCCTCGGGTCCGGTTCTTTCATCAGGAGTAATTGTCATTTCCATTTGCTGTCCGTCTCTTACTATTTCAAATTCCAGAGGTTCATTTGGATTTTCCTGGATTATGGAAGTCATTTCTTCCCAGGTACTGACCTGTTCCCCTTCGATAGCAGTGATTCTGTCTCCTGTTTCCAGTCCAGCTTCAATAGCTGCTCCATCCTCGACAAGGCCGCCTACTAAAGATTCGTTTAAAGGGGTCCCTGCGAACCAGCCGTACAGCATCAAGATAAAAATGGCAAGCACAAAGTTCATCATCGGCCCGGCAAAAAGAGCCATCGCCCGCTGGGGAATTGTCTTAGAACCGAACTGGCGGTCATAAGGCGCAATTTGCGTCGCCTGTTCATCATGCACAAATTCTGCCTTATCATCGATACGGTAAGTAACAAGCCCCTCAGCATCATCTGTGAACCCTTTAACAAAAAGCTCTTTTTCCAGGTCAATTTTCTCCACCTGAATGATTTTGCAGTCTGGGTACTTCGATTTATTATTTACGATAATCCTGCTTACTTTTCCGGAATCGTTAAAGAGCAGCCCTACTTCATACCCTGGCTTAATCTGAATCATTTCAGGGTCTTCCCCTGCCATCCTTACAAATCCGCCAAGAGGAAGAAGCCGGATTGTATAGACTGTTTCATCTTTTTTAAAAGAGAATATTTTCGGCCCGAAGCCAATGGCAAATTCCCGGCAGAGTATCCCTGCTCTCTTTGCGAATACTAAATGTCCCCATTCGTGGACAAATACGAGAAGGCCAAAGATTATAATGATCGCAATAAATGTATTCATTTAAACACACCCTTTAATTCATATAGGTTAATACTTGCCTTCTTGTCTCTTCATCCACAGCAATTATCTCTTCCAGTGAAGGAGAAGCAACTGGGGTGTGACGGGACAGCGCATCCTCGACTATATCCTCGATTCCTAAAAAGGACAGTTTTCTGTTGAGAAAGGAAGCAACAGCCACCTCATTAGCTGCATTCAATACTGTAGGTGCCGTTCCACCCGCTGCCCCAGCCTCAAAGGCAAGCTTTAAACAGCGGTATCTCTCATAATCAGGCTTGTCAAAATGCAGCGCTCCAATTTCCCATAAGTTTAACTTTTCCCCGCCTTTTAATTCAAAGCGTTCCCGTTTGGAAACTGCATACTGGATAGGCACACGCATGTCCGGAGTACCAAGATGGGCAAGAACACTACCATCAATATATTCTACCATAGAATGAATAATACTTTCTTTGTGTAAAATTACGTCAATTTTTT
Protein-coding regions in this window:
- the rseP gene encoding RIP metalloprotease RseP, with the protein product MNTFIAIIIIFGLLVFVHEWGHLVFAKRAGILCREFAIGFGPKIFSFKKDETVYTIRLLPLGGFVRMAGEDPEMIQIKPGYEVGLLFNDSGKVSRIIVNNKSKYPDCKIIQVEKIDLEKELFVKGFTDDAEGLVTYRIDDKAEFVHDEQATQIAPYDRQFGSKTIPQRAMALFAGPMMNFVLAIFILMLYGWFAGTPLNESLVGGLVEDGAAIEAGLETGDRITAIEGEQVSTWEEMTSIIQENPNEPLEFEIVRDGQQMEMTITPDERTGPEDQTEGHVGIFAPTERSFMGAVTFGFTQTYEFTRLIIEALGMLITGQFSLDHLAGPVGIYSYTDEVAAMGFLVLMQWTAILSVNLGIINLLPLPALDGGRLMFIGLEAVRGKPVDPQKEGLVHFIGFALLMLLMLAVTWNDINKFFL